In the Deinococcus yavapaiensis KR-236 genome, GGACGACCCAAGTCCGCGCCGAGCGCGACCGATCGCTCCGATCCGAGTTCCTCCACGAGCGCCCTGGCTTCCTCCTCGTTGCGCCCGTAGTGCACGATGACCTGCGCGCCCGCCGCGGACAACGTGCGGGCGGTGACCGCGCCGATACCGCGTGAGCTTCCCGTCACGAGAATCACTTTCCCCGTCAAGTCGAGCATGCGCCTCATTATGCAAGCCGACGAACCAAGTTTCTTCGTGCCGTCCGTTCGCCCCGCCGACTTCGGCGCCTCGAAAGCAACTTCGAGGACGCGAGTGGATTCTGCGTCCACAGACCGTTCCTCGACGGGTCACTCGGGATCACGTGAAAATCACTCGGCGATTTCTAGCATGCGGGCATGTCACGAATCACATGGCGTGTTCTCGTTTTCGTCGCGATGCTGGCCGCTCCTCGGGCCGCCGAAGCGCAGCAGGGAGCTTGGAGTGACGCGGCCGTGCTGTTGCCCCTCAAGGCGCAAGAGCGGGTGCTGCTCGATCACAAGGCCGAACTGTGCCGTCCGACCGCCGCTCCGCTCGTCGCGGCGCCCGGCGGAGGCGGCGGGCGGGACATCGAGCGCGAAATTCGCGTGCTCGAAGAGCAACTGAAGGCGCTTTCCGCCAACGACCCACGGCGAACCCAGCTTCAGCGCGACCTCGAAGAACTCAAGCGCTTGAGAGACGCCCGCCCGGTCGGCGCCACGCTTGCCCAAGGCTTGCCGCAGGCGCTCGCCAGCATCGACGCGCGGCTGCGCCGCAATGCCCGCGCGCACGACGCGTTTCTTCGCAGCCCGGAAGCGAAGAACCTCCAGATGGCCGAAGTCGCGGCGATCACGGCCATCGCCGAGGGCCGACTCGAAGGTGCCTTGGCAGCCCTCACGGCGGCCGTGACGCTCGACTCGAACAATCCGTCACGGCTGGTGAATCTCTCCGGAGTGCTCGACCAGTTGGGAATGGCCAACGAAGCGCTGCTGGTGTTGCAGGCGGCGGACGCGCTCGGCGGCGCGAGGGGCTCGGTGGGCGGCGTGCCCTTTCAAGCGTTGGCGCTGAACAATCGGGGAGCGGCGCTTCTCGCGCTGGGCCGCTGGAAGGACGCCGAAGGGCCCCTCACGCAGGCGCTCAAGCTCGCGCCGCAACTTGCGGAAGCCAACACCAACTTGTCGCGCGCGCAACTGTGCCAAGGCCGAACCTCGGAGGCCGCGCGAACGTTCCAGGCGGGCATGCGACGCACGCCGAACTCGCAGAGCCCCCGCGATTTGCCGGTGGACTTCGACTTCACCAAGACCGGCGAGGGCGGAGGCGACGACAGCAGTTCGCTGTCCTTGCGTTCCGCCGAAGAGTCGCGCGTGCGCCGCCCCGCCTCGGCCTTGTTCGACTTGTCTCAAGGGCAGGACTGGACGCTGCCACCTTTGAAGTTCCCGGCGGTTCCCGAGGACGTCGTTCCGCTGTTGCCTCAATACCGAGCCTTGCAGGAACGCTGGGAGGAACTGGAGGCGGCCGACATCGCGACGGACCGAAACACGACGCTGGACTTGAGCGGCCTCGGGGTGGAACGGCAGACGCGGGCGGTGTGGAACGCCATCGCCACGTCCGACACAGATCCGGACATCCTTCCCTTGCGGCAAGCCTACGCGCGGGTGCAGTTGCAGTTCAACAACCGACGGGCCGAGGCGAGCCGTACGCTGAGCGAGGACCGAAGCCGAATCCTCGATAAAGGTTACGAGGACGAATGCCAACTCATCGCGGCGAACCGCGCGGTCGAATTGAAGTACCTCGACTCGGTGCGTTCGAGCTACAAGGGGCTGGAAATGGCGGTCGCCGCGTACGGCCGTGCCAGCGTGCGTCGTCAGACCGCGCTGGCCGCCAACTTGCCTACGCGCCAGCTGCGCGCACACGAACTCGCTTTCATTCAGCATGCGAAGCAAGCTCTGTTCTACGGAACGATGCTCGAATCGGCCATCGCCGTCGCCGATGAAATCTGGGCGCAATTCTACGAGAAACCTTGCGTTCCCCCGAGCAAAGCGGCGTTGGATCCCGTGAAGTTCGAAGCGTTCTCCATCGCGGACTGCCCGCCGGGATTGAACGGCAAGGCGCTGAGCTTGTCCAAGAAGGTGACGATGTCGGCGGACGCGCAGAACGTGCTGCAAGCCGGAGGCGGATCGGGCGGCGACGCTCCGAAGCACGTGTTCGATTTCAAGGTGTCGTGCGCGGGTTTGGAACTGAAAGCGAAATCGTCCGAGGCGATCGGGCTGTTCGCTTCGCTGAAAGACGACATGCGCGGTACGACGACGTTGGTGTTCGGCATCGCGGGGCAAGCAAAGGTTCCGGGCTTGTCGAACGTCGGGGCGAAGCTGGGCGCGGAAGGAACCGAAGGCGTGTACCTGAGGTGGGGCCGCGACGGCCTGGAAGACGTCGGTCTGCGCATCACCCTCAGCGGCGAAGCGAGCGCGGGCGCTCTCGGTTCGCAGCTCAAGTTGCCGGAATTCAAGGAAGGCTTCGAGGTGGAGTTCGGTGTGGCCGCCGCCGTGGAGTACTGGACGTCCGACGCCTACGACGAGAATCCCGACGACGAATAGCAGCGTTCTCGCCGAAACGTGAGCAAGAGCCGCCCGCCCGGGCGGTTTCTCTTTTTTTGGAAGCGCGACCTCTGCCGAAGGCGAATTTCGGTCGGGACGCCGCTCTCAGCTTGGCAACTCGAGCTCGCGTCTCGTGACGGACGGCGCGTTCTCGGCGAGGCGAGGAGGCGAGCGCGGAACACTCCCGCAGGGGGCACGAAGCCCCGTTGCACCGCCTCACGCCAGGAATTGCAGGACGCAGACGTGCCTTTCGGGGAAGAGGTCCGTCGAACACGCCGAGACGCCATGGTCCTCTTGGCGAATCGATCGAGTCGGACACGCGTGGTAGAGGGCGAAACGCCCCGTTCATGCTCGTGCCTCGAGGCCAAGACCGCACGTCGTTCGGCGTCTCGACGAGGGCCGCAGTGAGGCCTTGGGGCCCGGAACGTGCCCGTGAACGGAAAACCGGGGCTCACGAGGGCCGCTGTCGAATTTCCATCCTCCAGAGAAACACGCCCATTTGCTCGGCGGAGTACTGGTGGTCGCTTTCCAGCCACCACGCGAGCATGCCGACGAACGCCGCCGACAGGAATCGGAAGGCGATTTCGTTCGGAACGGTCTGCTCGGGCAGCAGGTTCGACCAGTACTGTGCGTGCCGCATTCCGGACTGCTCGAGCGCGTTGACGATCCGGGCGGTGAAGATCGAGCTGCCTTCGGGACCGAACAGGCGACGGTAGAACGGGATATCACGTCCGAACACTTCGAACAGCTTCGTGAACGTCGGAGGGATCTCTCCGGGGCTGTGCTGCTGCATCTCACTGAAGTGAGCCGTGGTCACCGCTTCGATTTCGTCGACCAATTCGCCAAGCATTTCCTCCAGCACCTCGTACTTGCTGGTGTAGTGGTCGTAGAAGGTGTTTCGCTGGCAACCGGCGTGTTGGGCGATCGCCTGGACACTGATCTCATCGAACGGCATGTTGAGCGTCAATTCACGAATGGCATTTCGAATCCGCTCTTTGGTACGCCTGACTCGAAGATCGCTGGTTGATCGGCGCTGAGCCATTGTTGAAATTTCCTCCTTGCTCACTTCTTAAAAACTATTGACTTTCTCGAAACGGGAGGCTTATGCTCCACCTACCGAACAGAACGTTTGTTACCGAACTAAATGTTAGATAAAAGCGCCCTGCGCTGAGCGTCGCTCCAGGCATGATACGTGCCTCCCTCTTCCTGGAAAAGGAAATGGACCTGAAACACATCCCTCCATAAAGAGCCGGAACCCCGAGATTCGAGGCATCACAGCTCAGGCATCGGATTCATCCCGGTCGCCTCGTCCTCTCACGCGTCCGCACGGAGTTACTCGAAGCCAAGCTGCCCGTCCACCTCAACGTCCCTACGCCCCCGGAGGTCCTGCCATGAGCAAGAACGTATCCCAACAACGCCGCCTCATTCTCAAGGCCGCCGCCATGACAGGCGTCGCTGCCGCATTCGGCCAACGCGGCGCCGCACAAGGTGCCTCGGCCGCCAGCGTCGTCCAGAACGGTGACGTCCTCGTGTATCAGAGCGGGACCAACGCCGAAAAACCCATCAATCCCAAAGACCTCAAGGAAGGCGAACCCGTACTCGCCTTCGCGATGGACCCGAAGACCAAGCAGATTCGCGACAAGACCAAAGGCAACATCGTGGTCGTGAAGCTCAAGGCGGCAGACATCAAGGCCAGCAGCAAGAGCAACGCGGCGGACGGCATCGTCGCCTACTCGGCCATCTGCACGCACCAAGGCTGCGCCGTCTCGAAGATCGGCTCGCTCGGCTCGGCCAAAGGCAACCTCGACTGCCCGTGCCATCACTCCCTCTTCGATCCGAGAGACAACGCCAAGGTCGTCGGCGGTCCGGCTCCCCGCCGCCTTCCCGCCCTGCCCCTCAAACTCGAGGCCAAGGGCGTTCAGATTGCCGCTACGGGTGGCTTCATCGGCCGCGTCGGCACCGGCAAGTAACTTCACCACCTTTCTCCCAGGAGGACATAATGCGCAATCTACTCACGCTGGCTCTGGCACTCATCGGTAGCAGCACACTCGTGGCAAGCGCGCAAATCAGCAACTACGCGCCCGTCACGGACGCTCGACTGCTGAACCCCGAGCCGGGCAACTGGCTGTCCTACCGCGGCAACTACAGCAACTGGGGTTACAGCCCCCTCACGCAGATCACCTCGGCGAACGTCTCCCGCCTGCGGCCCGTCTGGGCGTTCTCGACCGGCGAAACGGCCGGTCACGAAGCTCCCGCGATCGTCAACAACGGCGTCATGTTCATCACCGCGCCGAACAACGGACTCTACGCCCTCAACGCGAAGACCGGACAGCAATTGTGGCAGTACAAACGCGAAATTCCCGAGGACCTCGTCACTTGCTGTGACATCGTGAACCGCGGCGTGGCCCTGTACGGCGACATGGTCTTGATGGGAACGCTCGACGCGCACGTCCTCGCGTTCAACGCGAAGACCGGCAAGATCATCTGGGACCGCACGATCGAGGACTACAAGAAGCGGTACACGATCACCTCCGCGCCCCTCGTCGCCGACGGCAAGATCATCACGGGCATCCACGGAGGCGAGTACGGGGTGCGCGGCTTCCTCGAAGCGCTCGACCCCAAGACCGGCAAGACGATCTGGAAGACGTACACCACCGTCAACGGCTCGTACCCCGCGGGCGGCGCTGAAACCGGAGGGGCGTCCACCTGGGTCACCGGCTCGTACGATCCGGGCACCAAGACCGTCTACTGGGGAACGTCCAACCCCTCTCCGTGGATCGATCCTCGCGCGAAGGAATCCGACGACCGCAAGTGGTCCTCGTCCGTGCTGGCGTTCGACGTCAAGACCGGCAAGATCAAGACCGGCTTCCAGTACAGCCCGAACGACGTGTGGGACTTCGACGGCGTCAACGAGCAGATCCTCATCGACACCGTGGTCAACGGCAAGACCATGAAGTCGATCGTGTCCGCCCACCGCAACGGCTACCTCTACCTGCTGGACCGTGCCAACGGCGGCTTGAAGTACGTGGACGCCCACAAGTTCATTAGAAGCACCGTGTATCAAAGCATCGACAAGAACGGCCGTCCGGTGTGGAATCCGCAGGCCCGTCCCGCTGTCGGCAAGCAAGCGAGCGCATGCCCGAGCCTCCTCGGCGGAAAGAACTGGAATCCTGCCGCCTACAGCCCTCTGACGAAGCTCGTCTACATTCCCAGCAACGAGTCCTGCATGACCATCAAGGGTTCGCAGGTGAAGTACGCGGCCGGTGAAGCCTACATCGGCGCAGAATCCGATATCACGACCGCTCCCGGCCTGAACCACATCGGGAAGTTGCAGGCCGTCGATCCCGTCACCGGCAAGCAAGTCTGGGCGCAAACCTTCAACTCGCTGTTGTGGGGCGGCGTGCTCACCACGGGCGGCAACCTCGTCTTCACGGGAAGCTCGGACGACCGTAACTTCAACGCGTTCGACGCGAAGACCGGCAAGAAGCTGTGGTCGTTCAAGACGAACTCCGGCGTGATCGGCGTGCCCGTCAGCTTCCAAGTGGAAGGCAAGCAGTACGTCGGCGTGTACTCCGGCTTCGGCGGCGTCGCCGGGTTCTTCAACAGCGGAGTCGGCGCCAAGACGAAGGACATTCCGACGGGCGGCGTGTTCTGGGTGTTCGCCCTCGACTGAGCTCCTCGTTTCTCGCATCAACTTGTTGGGGAGCCTTCGGGCTCCCCAACATGCCCGGAGTCCCCATGCGCCGACCGATCCTCCTCCTCGCTCTCATCGCGTGCTCGCTCGCGCTGGCTCAAGCTCCTGACGACCCGAACAGCACCCGAGGGTACTTGAGGACTGGCAAGGACCTCATGTTCTGCCTCGACAAGCAAAACCCGATGTGGCGCTTCGAGCAAGACATGGCAACCGCCATCGCCCAGTCTCTGGGCCGAAAGGCGGACTTTTTCGTTCATCGTCAACCCCTCCCGAGCGTCGACACGGCCGCCCAGCCACTCGAACGAACGGAAATGCTGCGCCTTTTCGCGCATCGCTGCGATGTCTACCCCGGCTTGGTGGGCAGCACCACGCCCGCCTTCGATTACCCGGCGGACGAGCAGATGTTCGCCACGAGGCCGTACTTGAAAGTCAGTTACGTGTTCGTGTCTCGCGTCAAGAACATCAAGTCGCTCACGAGCCTTCCGAAGAACGTTCCGCTGTCCATGGAACTGCGGGGACTTCCCGCGTACTTCATGTATACCCTTCGAAACGGACGGTTCACGGAACGACCCGTCAAGACAGCCGCTCGACTCGCCCTCGACTTGAAAACAGGAAAGGCCAAGGCGGGGTTGCTGTTCGCTCCCCAGCTCTACAGCCGCTCGCCGAATCCCGGCAAAGAAGGAATGTACGTCGGACCCGTCAAGGAACTGCCGAACATGACGTGGTACGTCATCGCCGGCGTGCGGCGCGACCGACCCACCCTTCGGCAGCAGATCGACGGCGCCATCAGCCGCCTGATTCGACGGGGTGAAGTCGCCAAGTTGCTGACGAAGCACAAGCTCGCCAATCCGTTCATCGTTCCTGCCGCCCCCAACGACACTCGCCCTCAATCGGAAACGTTCGACGAGAATTGACGAGGCCCATGACTCAACAAAACGTCATCCAGACTCGCGCCGTGCAGCACGCGTACGGCGACATCGCGGCGTTGCGAGGCGTCGACCTCGACATTCCACGCGGCACGTTCTTCGCGCTTCTCGGACCGAACGGTGCCGGCAAGAGCACGCTTGTCAGTATCCTCAGCACCCTGCTGCGTCCGACGAAAGGCGAGGCGAGCGTCGCGGGGTACGACGTGCGTCGTCAACCGGGCCGCGTGCGACGCGAACTCGGGCTGGTCTTTCAGGAACCAAGCCTCGATGAACGCCTCACGGTCATCGAGAACCTCGACTTCCACGGACATCTGTACGGTCTGGGGTCGAAAGAGCGTGCCCGTCGCGCTTGGGAGGTGCTCGAACTCGTCGAGCTCACCGATTGGGCGAACGGAACGGCCCGCATCCTGTCACGTGGCATGAAACGCCGCCTGGAAATCGGCCGCGCCGTCATGCACGACCCGAGCCTGCTCATCCTCGACGAGCCGACGGTCGGCCTCGACGTGCAGTCGCGTCACCGCATCTGGACGTACCTCAACGCTCTGCGTGAACGAACGGGCGTCTCCATCCTGCTCACCACGCACCAAATCGAAGAGGCCGAGAACGCCGACCTCGTCGCGATCATCGATCGTGGAGAAGTCCTTCAGCTCGGGGTGCCCGCCGAGTTGCGCGCCGCACATGGCGACACGCTCGTCACCCTTCGCGGCGTGCCGGTCCCACTTCGAACCGAACTCGAACGGGAATACCCCCACCTGGACAGCAAAGGCGACACGGTTCGGCTGCGCGTCACGGACCCTCGACCTCTCCTGGCGGACCTCGCGAGAACGTCGTTCGACGTGCGGGCCGTCAGCGTGCAGTCCCCGTCGCTGGAGGACGTCTTCCTCGATCTCACGGGGCGTCAATTGCGCGACGACCGCGCGGACCCACGAGAAGCGACCCTCGCGTTCGCTCGGCGCGGCGGCGAGCATACGAGGTGATCCGTGACTGAGCTTCCCGAGCAGCAGCGCCGAAACGAGCAGCGGCCCGCCGAGGACAAGCAAGGCGGGCTTCCGCCAACTCGGCGCGATCACACGGCGGGCTCCACGACGGGTCCCGCGTACTACCTTTCGTGTCTGTACGCCATCTGGGCACGCGAAGTGAAGCGGTCCGTTCGTGAAAGCGGACAGTTGGTCGGCGCGTTCAGCCGCCCTCTGCTGTGGGTGATCATCTTCGGGGTGGGCCTCACCCCGTACTTCCGGACGGGACTGCGCGAAACGACGTTCGTCGTGCCGTTCACGTACATGCAGTTCATCTTCCCGGCGGTCGTGCTGCTCAACATCCTCTACCCGAGCATTCAAAGCGCCGTGTCGCTCATTCACGATCGGCAATTCGGCTTCTTCCGGGAAGTGTTCGCGTCGCCCGTGCCGCGCAGCGCGGTCTTTCTCGGCAAGCTCCTCGGAGGCGCGACCGTCGCGCTCTTTCAAGGCGCGCTCGTGCTGCTCCTCGCGCCGTACGTCGACGTTCCGCTGGGCGTCAACCAACTTCCGGCCGTGCTCGGCGTGATGTTGCTCGTCGCCCTCGCGTTCACGGCGATTGGCCTGCTCATCGCGCAAAACCTGCGGTCCTTCGAAGGCTTCGGCGTGTTCTCGAACGCGCTGATCCTTCCCGTGTACTTCCTGGCGAGCAGCGTGTTCCCAATGGACCCCAGCCTGAGCGTCCAGCAACAGCAGCAGGTGTTTCCGTCTTGGCTCGTTTTGCTGGTTCACGTCAATCCACTGACGTACGCCATCGACTTGCTGCGCGGATTCATCATCGGCTACCGAGAGCAGGCCTTCGGGGTGGACGTGACGGTCGTGCTGGCCCTCACGGTCGTTTCTTGCGTGCTGGCGTACCGCGGGTTTCGCCGGTGAAGGAACGAAGGAAGGGGTGGCGCGAATGGCGTCCGGCGGGCAGCACGCTGTTCATCATGCTGGGCGTAGCGTCGTACCTGCTGCTCCGCGAACTTCCACCCGACAGTTCGCTGGCACTCGTGCAACAGTCGGGCGTCCTCAACGTCTGCCATCCCAGCACCCTTGCGCCCTTCGTCGACTCCGACGGAGACACCGTGAGCGGAACCGAGGCGGAACTCGCGCGCCGCGTCGCGGCGTCCATCGGCGTACGCGTCAACTGGAACTTGCAGCCCGGCTGGGGGCAGGCGCCCGATCCGGTGGATTGGGGCTTGCGGCCCGAGTCGTGCGACGTTCTCGTCGGCGGAATCGTCACGTCCTCGGAAACGCAGGCCCTCATGCAACTCCTTCCCTACGACCGCGTGCCCTGGGTTTTGCTGACCCGCGAAGGAACGCCTCGGAACCTCGGCATCCTCGCCAACCACTGGGGTCTGCTCGGCGATCAAGTGTTCGATTGGGGAGATCGGCACGGCTACTCGTACCTCTCGTTCGAATCGGCAGGCGAAGCGGCAAAGTCGGCCGAGAGCGGTGAGGTGGACGCTATCTTGGCATTACGACCCGAAGCGGAACAGGTCGCCAAAACCCTACCGGCATGGACGGCGCGTCCTGTCGAAGACCTCCCGGCTGCCGAACTGAACGTCGGCTTGTGGAAAACCCGCATCACGCTCAAACGAGCGGTGAAGCGCGCCATCGAACATCAAAAATCGTGCTGCCTCGACACAGGGTCGCGCCTTCGCGACC is a window encoding:
- a CDS encoding substrate-binding periplasmic protein, with the protein product MLGVASYLLLRELPPDSSLALVQQSGVLNVCHPSTLAPFVDSDGDTVSGTEAELARRVAASIGVRVNWNLQPGWGQAPDPVDWGLRPESCDVLVGGIVTSSETQALMQLLPYDRVPWVLLTREGTPRNLGILANHWGLLGDQVFDWGDRHGYSYLSFESAGEAAKSAESGEVDAILALRPEAEQVAKTLPAWTARPVEDLPAAELNVGLWKTRITLKRAVKRAIEHQKSCCLDTGSRLRDPNGVEQ
- a CDS encoding ABC transporter ATP-binding protein — translated: MTQQNVIQTRAVQHAYGDIAALRGVDLDIPRGTFFALLGPNGAGKSTLVSILSTLLRPTKGEASVAGYDVRRQPGRVRRELGLVFQEPSLDERLTVIENLDFHGHLYGLGSKERARRAWEVLELVELTDWANGTARILSRGMKRRLEIGRAVMHDPSLLILDEPTVGLDVQSRHRIWTYLNALRERTGVSILLTTHQIEEAENADLVAIIDRGEVLQLGVPAELRAAHGDTLVTLRGVPVPLRTELEREYPHLDSKGDTVRLRVTDPRPLLADLARTSFDVRAVSVQSPSLEDVFLDLTGRQLRDDRADPREATLAFARRGGEHTR
- a CDS encoding ubiquinol-cytochrome c reductase iron-sulfur subunit, which translates into the protein MSKNVSQQRRLILKAAAMTGVAAAFGQRGAAQGASAASVVQNGDVLVYQSGTNAEKPINPKDLKEGEPVLAFAMDPKTKQIRDKTKGNIVVVKLKAADIKASSKSNAADGIVAYSAICTHQGCAVSKIGSLGSAKGNLDCPCHHSLFDPRDNAKVVGGPAPRRLPALPLKLEAKGVQIAATGGFIGRVGTGK
- a CDS encoding TetR/AcrR family transcriptional regulator — its product is MSKEEISTMAQRRSTSDLRVRRTKERIRNAIRELTLNMPFDEISVQAIAQHAGCQRNTFYDHYTSKYEVLEEMLGELVDEIEAVTTAHFSEMQQHSPGEIPPTFTKLFEVFGRDIPFYRRLFGPEGSSIFTARIVNALEQSGMRHAQYWSNLLPEQTVPNEIAFRFLSAAFVGMLAWWLESDHQYSAEQMGVFLWRMEIRQRPS
- a CDS encoding ABC transporter permease, with translation MTELPEQQRRNEQRPAEDKQGGLPPTRRDHTAGSTTGPAYYLSCLYAIWAREVKRSVRESGQLVGAFSRPLLWVIIFGVGLTPYFRTGLRETTFVVPFTYMQFIFPAVVLLNILYPSIQSAVSLIHDRQFGFFREVFASPVPRSAVFLGKLLGGATVALFQGALVLLLAPYVDVPLGVNQLPAVLGVMLLVALAFTAIGLLIAQNLRSFEGFGVFSNALILPVYFLASSVFPMDPSLSVQQQQQVFPSWLVLLVHVNPLTYAIDLLRGFIIGYREQAFGVDVTVVLALTVVSCVLAYRGFRR
- a CDS encoding tetratricopeptide repeat protein; the encoded protein is MSRITWRVLVFVAMLAAPRAAEAQQGAWSDAAVLLPLKAQERVLLDHKAELCRPTAAPLVAAPGGGGGRDIEREIRVLEEQLKALSANDPRRTQLQRDLEELKRLRDARPVGATLAQGLPQALASIDARLRRNARAHDAFLRSPEAKNLQMAEVAAITAIAEGRLEGALAALTAAVTLDSNNPSRLVNLSGVLDQLGMANEALLVLQAADALGGARGSVGGVPFQALALNNRGAALLALGRWKDAEGPLTQALKLAPQLAEANTNLSRAQLCQGRTSEAARTFQAGMRRTPNSQSPRDLPVDFDFTKTGEGGGDDSSSLSLRSAEESRVRRPASALFDLSQGQDWTLPPLKFPAVPEDVVPLLPQYRALQERWEELEAADIATDRNTTLDLSGLGVERQTRAVWNAIATSDTDPDILPLRQAYARVQLQFNNRRAEASRTLSEDRSRILDKGYEDECQLIAANRAVELKYLDSVRSSYKGLEMAVAAYGRASVRRQTALAANLPTRQLRAHELAFIQHAKQALFYGTMLESAIAVADEIWAQFYEKPCVPPSKAALDPVKFEAFSIADCPPGLNGKALSLSKKVTMSADAQNVLQAGGGSGGDAPKHVFDFKVSCAGLELKAKSSEAIGLFASLKDDMRGTTTLVFGIAGQAKVPGLSNVGAKLGAEGTEGVYLRWGRDGLEDVGLRITLSGEASAGALGSQLKLPEFKEGFEVEFGVAAAVEYWTSDAYDENPDDE
- a CDS encoding transporter substrate-binding domain-containing protein — its product is MRRPILLLALIACSLALAQAPDDPNSTRGYLRTGKDLMFCLDKQNPMWRFEQDMATAIAQSLGRKADFFVHRQPLPSVDTAAQPLERTEMLRLFAHRCDVYPGLVGSTTPAFDYPADEQMFATRPYLKVSYVFVSRVKNIKSLTSLPKNVPLSMELRGLPAYFMYTLRNGRFTERPVKTAARLALDLKTGKAKAGLLFAPQLYSRSPNPGKEGMYVGPVKELPNMTWYVIAGVRRDRPTLRQQIDGAISRLIRRGEVAKLLTKHKLANPFIVPAAPNDTRPQSETFDEN
- a CDS encoding PQQ-dependent dehydrogenase, methanol/ethanol family yields the protein MRNLLTLALALIGSSTLVASAQISNYAPVTDARLLNPEPGNWLSYRGNYSNWGYSPLTQITSANVSRLRPVWAFSTGETAGHEAPAIVNNGVMFITAPNNGLYALNAKTGQQLWQYKREIPEDLVTCCDIVNRGVALYGDMVLMGTLDAHVLAFNAKTGKIIWDRTIEDYKKRYTITSAPLVADGKIITGIHGGEYGVRGFLEALDPKTGKTIWKTYTTVNGSYPAGGAETGGASTWVTGSYDPGTKTVYWGTSNPSPWIDPRAKESDDRKWSSSVLAFDVKTGKIKTGFQYSPNDVWDFDGVNEQILIDTVVNGKTMKSIVSAHRNGYLYLLDRANGGLKYVDAHKFIRSTVYQSIDKNGRPVWNPQARPAVGKQASACPSLLGGKNWNPAAYSPLTKLVYIPSNESCMTIKGSQVKYAAGEAYIGAESDITTAPGLNHIGKLQAVDPVTGKQVWAQTFNSLLWGGVLTTGGNLVFTGSSDDRNFNAFDAKTGKKLWSFKTNSGVIGVPVSFQVEGKQYVGVYSGFGGVAGFFNSGVGAKTKDIPTGGVFWVFALD